Proteins co-encoded in one Apteryx mantelli isolate bAptMan1 chromosome 4, bAptMan1.hap1, whole genome shotgun sequence genomic window:
- the GPR137C gene encoding integral membrane protein GPR137C yields MSATAAAALAEGAAPAQGAAVPYAVELGLTVLHTALYAALFLFAYLQLWLLLYYRERRLSYHTLCLFLCLLWAALRTTLFSFYLQNSLQALRLQQPFAHWLLYCLPGCLLFSSLCLLNLYFAEVIFKVKCAAEFNKYKVLLYLGSVFTSLLFLVVNLTCAMLIDGEVPENQLRWTVLARALVNDSLFILCAISLACCMCKLGKMSSANVYLESKGTSVCQAILVGSVVALLYSSRACYNLVAVAISPDSVPGPFNYGWDNLSDKVRVEVSSEEYVVFGVVLFLWELVPTTFVVLFFRAQRLSQNLTPAGMVNSHSYSSRAYFFDNPRRYDSDDDLSRLGAREGSLATPQCSGCYGSLAGNDSYTVGPHLSGTTADSAPLLFAAGGSELNSHHSSCPAPQN; encoded by the exons ATGagcgcgacggcggcggcggccctcgctgagggggcggccccggcgcagggGGCCGCCGTGCCCTACGCCGTGGAGCTGGGGCTCACCGTGCTCCACACGGCTCTCTACGCCGCCCTCTTCCTCTTCGCCTACCTGCAGCTCTGGCTGCTCCTCTACTACCGGGAGCGGCGGCTGAGCTACCACACGCTCTGCCTCTTCCTCTGCCTGCTCTGGGCAGCCCTCAGGACCACCCTCTTCTCCTTCTACCTGCAGAACTCCCTGCAGGCCCTCCGCCTCCAGCAGCCCTTCGCCCACTGGCTCCTCTACTGCCTGCCCGgctgcctgctcttctccagcctcTGCCTCCTCAACCTCTATTTCGCTGAG GTCATATTCAAAGTGAAATGTGCAGCTGAATTCAACAAGTACAA GGTCCTGTTGTACCTGGGCTCTGTATTTACCAGCCTCCTTTTCCTAGTTGTGAACTTAACTTGTGCAATGCTAATTGATGGGGAGGTCCCAGAGAACCAGCTGAGATGGACAGTCCTTGCCCGTGCCCTAGTCAATGATAGCCTCTTCATCCTCTGTGCCATCTCATTGGCTTGCTGCATGTGCAAACTGGGAAAAATGTCTTCAGCAAATGTCTACCTCGAGTCTAAG gGAACATCTGTCTGCCAGGCTATTCTTGTGGGATCTGTAGTTGCTCTTCTGTACTCCTCAAGGGCTTGCTATAACCTGGTAGCTGTGGCCATATCTCCAGACAGTGTTCCTGGTCCTTTTAACTATGGCTGGGACAACCTTTCAGACAAG GTGCGTGTGGAAGTGAGCAGTGAAGAATATGTGGTGTTTGGAGTGGTCCTCTTCCTCTGGGAGCTGGTGCCAACGACTTTTGTGGTGCTGTTCTTCCGGGCTCAGAGACTGAGTCAGAACTTG ACTCCAGCAGGAATGGTCAATAGTCATAGTTACAGCTCCAGAGCCTACTTCTTTGACAATCCAAGGCGCTATGACAGCGATGATGACTTGTCACGGCTTGGGGCCAGAGAAGGCAG CTTGGCCACCCCTCAGTGCTCTGGCTGCTATGGGTCCCTGGCTGGGAACGACAGCTACACGGTGGGTCCCCATCTCAGCGGAACTACTGCAGACAGTGCCCCCTTGCTCTTTGCTGCAGGCGGCTCGGAGTTGAATAGTCACCATAGCTCATGCCCTGCTCCACAGAACTGA